GACTTCCTTGGTAAAACCGATCAATCGGAAATTGGAGGTATGCACCCGCATCAATGCGCCGGTGTTTTCGTTGATAGCTCCCTCGTAGTCCTTGACGTGCGTCCGGTTGGTGGCGCCAACTTCGTGCAGGATGGCCCCGGTCTTGGACATGACATCAGGAATGCGGAACGAACCGCCGATCTCCACGAGCTGCCCGCGCGACACCACGACTTCGCGCTCCTTGGCGAGCGTTTCCAGCATGATGAAGACCGCGGAGGCGTTGTTGTTGACCACCAGCGCGGCTTCGGCACCAGTAATGTCGCACAGCAGCTTTTCCACGTGGCTGTAGCGGCTGCCACGCTCGCCGGTGTCGAGGTCGAATTCGAGGTTGGAATAATGCGCGCAGGCTTCCACTACGGCGTCCACTGCTTCTTTGGCGAGCAGCGACCGGCCCATGTTGGTGTGCACGACCACGCCGGTGGCATTGAGCACGCGCCTGAAATGAGGGCGCGCCTTGGTGCGGACGTAAGCCTTGATTCTCGGAATAAGTGTGCCCAGCGCCAACGCGCTTTCCTCGCCGATGACGCCGCTGCGAATCTCTTCGCGGCAAACGTCCAGAAATTCGTTGACCAGACCACGCAAAAGCGGGCGCGGCAGTTCCTTCATGTCCTGCTCGTCATCGAGGGCTGTCAGGACCGCGTCCACTGAGGGCAGATGCCTGAATAGATGGGACACGTATATTCTCCTTGGCTGTCGTGCGGTTGGCTACGGATTCAGAAGTTCCGGATATACCGAATAAACGTCGCCCAGTAAATACAGGGACCCGCAGACGAGGATCGGGCCATCACCATCAAGAGCTTGATTCAGCGCGGTGCGGATATCAGGGGCCGCATCCGCCCTGCCGCCAAGCGCGTGCGCAAGCTCACCTGGATCGGCGGCGCGATCCCAGTCGGTGCGGGTCACGATGATTCGTTCGGTTTCCATGGATTCCAGCAACGGCAGCATGGCATCGAGATCCTTGTCTGCCATGCTGCCGAAGACGATACTCTGCGGGCGGACACATTCAGTACGCAGGGTCTTCGCCAACGCCCTCAATGCATGGGCGTTGTGCGCTCCGTCCAGAAATACCGTTTTGCCCTCGATGCGACCCTCTTGAAAGCGTCCCGGAATGAAAGCCCGTGCAAGGCCGGATGCTTCTGCTGCCGG
This DNA window, taken from Desulfovibrio oxyclinae DSM 11498, encodes the following:
- the selA gene encoding L-seryl-tRNA(Sec) selenium transferase; this translates as MSHLFRHLPSVDAVLTALDDEQDMKELPRPLLRGLVNEFLDVCREEIRSGVIGEESALALGTLIPRIKAYVRTKARPHFRRVLNATGVVVHTNMGRSLLAKEAVDAVVEACAHYSNLEFDLDTGERGSRYSHVEKLLCDITGAEAALVVNNNASAVFIMLETLAKEREVVVSRGQLVEIGGSFRIPDVMSKTGAILHEVGATNRTHVKDYEGAINENTGALMRVHTSNFRLIGFTKEVSLPEMRELGDRYDLPVLEDLGSGSLFRFDGMGLINEPTVQEVVAQGADVVSFSGDKVLGGPQAGIIVGRKRWIDMIKKNPINRAVRIDKMTLAALEATLRLYLDMDKAKSSVPTLNMITMPYKNLRSRANRLAKVLREELGDAVTVGVRKGVSRVGGGAFPEQDLDTALVTVQPRELSVPELKKRLLDTEPPLVARIEDDVFCLDPRTLDPKEYRLAAGAIRQALT